GATGAAGGAGCAGCCGAAAAAGAAAAAATAGGCAATTAATTTCTATCTAACCACAAATATTAAAATTGAGAAACTATGCCAAGTGGTAAAAAACGCAAGGGGCATAAAATGGCTACCCACAAGAGGAAAAAACGTCTGAGAAAAAACAGGCATAAAAAGAAAAAATAGGTAGCTGAATTTATGTTTTCGTAAGAATAGATAAAGCTGAAGACGCAAGGTTCTTTGGCTTTATTTATTGATTCTTGGCGGAAAGGCATGCGCAGGAGACCTGCGGGTCCGGCGCATGCGGCTTTCCGGTTTGCGGTTTCCCATAATGAAGTAACAGATGAACAGGGAACTGATTATCAATGTATCCAAAAGTGAGATAACCATAGCCCTCGCGGAGGACAAACGGCTGGTCGAGCTTGGTAAGGAGAGTGTAAAGACCGGATTCGCGGTAGGCGATATCTATCTGGGTCGGGTTCGCAAAATAATGCCTGGTCTGAATGCGGCATTCGTGAACATAGGTCACGAAAAGGACGCTTTCATACACTATCTCGACCTCGGTCCGCAGTTCGCCTCCCTGCAAAAGCTCGTGGGACAGCTCACCGGAGCGAAGAAGAAAAACGTGCAGTTCGACACGTTCAAACTCGAACAACCCATCGGCAAGACCGGCAAGATAGCCAACCTGCTCGCCACGGGACAGTCCATCGTGGTGCAGATAGCCAAAGAAGCCATCTCCACGAAAGGACCCCGGCTTACGTCGGACATCTCCCTTGCAGGGAGGAACGTGGTGCTCATTCCTTTCTCGAACAAGATTTCCATCTCCCAGAAGATTCGCTCGGCGGAAGAGCGCAAGCGGCTCAAGAAGATAGCCCTGTCGATACTGCCCAAGAATTACGGTGTGATAATACGTACCGCCGCGCAGGGCAAGAACGAAACGGATATAGGTCAGGATATAACTTCCCTTATCGATAAATGGGAGGAGGTGCTTCGGAATATCAAGACGCTCGAACCTCCGTCGCTGCTGCTCGGCGAGATGAATCGGGCCAATACCATCCTGCGCGATTCGCTGAACGGTTCGTTCAGTGCCATCGTAGTGGATGACAAGGAGATGTACGACGAAGTGAGGGAGTATATCAAGGTCATCGCGCCGGAACAGGAGAAGATAGTGAAGCTGTACAAGGGCAAGATTCCCGTTTTCGACCATTACGATATTTCGCGCCAGATAAAGTCGCTCTTTTCCAAATACGTTTCGCTCAAGCGTGGGGCGTATCTCATCATCGAGCATACGGAGGCGATGAACGTCATAGACGTGAACAGCGGCAACCGTGCCAAGGTGGCCGACGACCAGGAGAGCACCGCAATGGACGTGAATCTCATGGCGGCCGAAGAGATAGCCCGCCAGCTCCGGCTGCGCGACATGGGAGGTCTCATCATCATCGATTTCATCGACCTGCACAAGGCGGAGAACCGTCAGAAACTCTATAAGACCATGCAGGAGTTCATGGCCGGCGACAAGGCGAAACATACGGTGCTGCCGCTCTCCAAGTTCGGATTGATGCAGATAACCCGCCAGCGGGTACGGCCCGAGGCCATCGAGCATCTGGAAGAGGTCTGCCCCATGTGCGGCGGTACGGGCAAGGTGACCTCGACGGTCAGCATCGAGCGCGAGCTGGAGAATATGATTTCGTATTATGCGGGAGAGAAAAAGATAAAACAGCTCCGGCTGCTCGTGAGCCCTTATGTGGCGGCTTACCTGAAGAGCGGTTTTCCGAGCGTCAGGCGCCGTTGGATGAGCAAATACGGTTTCCGGCTGAAGATAGGCATCGACCAGTCGCTGGGCATCGTGGAATATAAATTCCTGGACCGGAAGGACAGGGTATTGTTATAGCATCGGAGCACTATCGGATGAAACCCGGCTGCCGGAACCGTTATGAACGGGGAGTGTGGCCGGGTTTCCGTTCCCGGTTGCAGCAGCCGGTACCGTTGGGGTACCGGCCCGTGTCGGATAGGGGCCTGGCAGAGAGGCGGAACCGTTTCGGACCGACAGGCTGATGTATTTGCGGACGGCAGGGGTTGGCGGGCGTGTCTGTCCCGGGCAACCCGCTTCCGGTGGAGAATCGGTATTGAGATTGCGTGTATGGAAACGATGAAGGAGATATTGGAGCGCGCGGCGGCCTCTCCGGCCGGAAAGGAACTGGCCGCTGCGGCGGCGTCCGGAGAGGTGGCGGTACTGAAAGGCGTGTCGGGTTCTGCCTATGCGCTGTATGCCGCTGCGGTCGTGGAGCGGCGGGGTGGCGTGCACATCTTCGTCTGCGGGGATAGGGATGCGGCAGCCTACCTGATGAACGACTTCTACTCCCTGCTGGGCGAAGAGGGGGTGATGTTCTTTCCGACCGGTTACAAGCGTTCCGTACAGTTCGGGCAGGAGGATGCGTCGGGTGTCGTCCAGCGCACGGCGGCGCTGAATGCCCTCCGCGGTTTCGAAGGGAAAAGGCATCTGGTTGTCTGTACCTATCCGGAGGCTTTGGCCGAGAAGGTGGCCGATGCGGGAGAGCTCGGCCGGCGGACGGTGACGGTCGGTTGCGGCGAGCGGATGGAGATGAGTTTCCTGGCCGATGTGCTGGAGGAGTATGGCTTCACGAAGGTGGATTTCGTCTATGAACCGGGGCAGTACTCCCTGCGCGGCGGTATCATCGATATCTTTTCGTTTGCCGAGAACAGGCCCTGCCGTATCGACTTTTTCGGCGACGAGGTGGAGTCTATCCGCCGTTTCGACATCGCTTCGCAGCTCTCCACGGAGAAGCTCGAACAGGTGGAGATAGTGCCGGACATGAAGGGGAGCGTAAGCGCCGGCCACAGCGTGTCGCTTCCGGAGTTTGCCGGCGAAGCCGTGTGGTGGGCCGACGACCTGAGCCATACGCTGCGCCGGGTGGACGACATCCGTAAAAAGATGCTGGCCGAGGCCGATGCGCCCGAACGGGTGGATGCACGTGTGACGAGTGCCCGGCAGTTGTCGTCGGCGCTGGAGGACAGGACGCTGCTGCTGCGGGGGGACGGCCCGAAGGAGCTGTCCGCCTCCCGTACGGTCGTTTTCGATACCCTGCCGCAGCCCGCTTTCAATAAACGTTATGAGCTGCTTGCCAAAGATATACATGACCGAAGCGAAGCGGGTTACAAAGTCTGCATCCTTTCCGATAACAAGGCGCAGATAGAGCGCTTGGGGAACATCTTCGCATCGGAAGGATTCCCGAGGGTGAAGTTCGCGGCACTTCCCGTCACCCTGCACGAAGGTTTCGTGGACAACGGGCTCCGGCTTTGTCTCTATACCGACCACCAGTTGTTCGAACGCTATCAGCGTTATTCGCTTCGGGGTGAGATAGACCGCAGTCAGGCGCTCACCGTGGCGGAGCTGAACGAGTTGAAGCCGGGCGACTACGTGGTGCATATCGACCACGGCGTGGGGCGTTTCGGCGGTCTGGTGCGGACGGTGGAGAACGGCAAGGTGCACGAGGCCGTGAAGCTCGAATACCGGGACGGCGATGTGCTGCTGGTCAATGTCCATGCGCTGCACCGCATTTCGCGCTACAAGGATAAGGACAGCGATACGCCGCCGCGCGTCTATAAGCTCGGTTCGGGAGCGTGGCAGCGCATGAAGAACGCCACGAAGAGCGCCGTCAAGGATATTGCCCGCGAACTCATCAAGCTGTATGCCGAGCGCAAGGAGAGCGGCGGTTTTGCCTTTTCGCCCGACGGTTATCTGCAGCATGAGCTGGAGGCGTCGTTCCCTTACGAGGAGACTCCCGACCAGCAGCAGGCCGTCGAGCTCGTGAAGCACGACATGGAGCAGGCACAGCCGATGGACAGGCTCGTGTGCGGCGACGTGGGGTTCGGCAAGACGGAGGTGGCCGTCCGGGCTGCCTTCAAGGCGGTGGCCGATTCCAAGCAGGTGGCCGTTCTGGTACCCACGACCATTCTGTCCCTGCAGCACTACCGTACCTTTTCGGAGCGGCTGCGGGGTCTGCCTGTGCGGGTGGAGAACCTGAGCCGCGTGAAGAGCGCCAGGGAAGTGAAACAGATACGCGAGGAGCTGGCGGCAGGCAAGATAGACATCCTTATCGGGACGCACAAGATACTCGGCAAGGATATCCGGTTCCACGACCTCGGACTGCTCATCATCGACGAGGAGCAGAAGTTCGGCGTGTCGAGCAAGGAGAAGTTGCGCCAGATGAGCGTACATGTGGATACGCTGACGCTCACGGCGACGCCCATTCCGCGGACGCTGCAGTTTTCGCTGATGGGTGCACGCGACCTCTCCGTAATCGCCACCCCACCGCCCAACCGCCGGCCTATCGTCACGGAGTCGCACCTTTTCGACGAGGAGATTATCCGCGAAGCGGTCGAGGCGGAGCTGGCACGCCACGGACAGGTCTTCTTCGTCCACAACCGGGTGGACAATATCGAGCAGATTGCCGACCTCATCCGCCGTCTTTGTCCCAAAGCGAGGGTGGTGACCGGCCACGGACAGATGCCCGCGCAGCAGCTCGAAAAACTCGTCATGGACTTCATTTACGGCGAGTTCGACGTGCTGGTGGCCACGACCATCATAGAGAACGGCGTCGATATTCCCAACGCCAATACCATCATCATCAACGACGCCCAGAATTTCGGCCTCAGCGATTTGCACCAACTGCGCGGCCGCGTGGGGCGTTCCGACAAGAAGGGGTACTGCTATCTCCTGACTCCTCCCGACGAGCTGCTTACTTCCGATGCCCGGCGCAGGATACGGGCCGTGGAGGAGTTTTCGGACCTCGGGGCCGGATTCAACATCGCCATGCAGGACCTCGATATACGCGGAGCAGGCAATCTGCTCGGAGCCGAACAGAGCGGTTTTATCGCCGATATGGGGTTCGAAACCTATCAGAAGATATTGGCCGAAGCGGTCGCCGAGCTTCGGGCCGAAGGCGTTGCGGAAGCCGGCGGATTGCTGGAGGGCGGTCGGGAGCGAGAAAGAACGGTACAGTACCTCACCGATGCGCAGATAGAGACCGACATAGAGGCTTTGCTCCCGGACGACTACATCGGCCAGAGTGCCGAAAAGCTGCGCCTGTACCGCGAACTGGACAGTATGAACGACGAGCAGCAGATGCGCCGTTTCGAGGAGCGGCTCACCGACCGTTTCGGTGCGTTGCCCGATGCCGCCCGCAGCCTGATGGATGTGGTCCGGTTGCGTTGGCGAGCCGTCGCTCTCGGCTTCGAGTGGGTGAAGGTGAAGAACGGGCTCATGCTGCTGCGCTTCATCTCCGACAGCGCATCTCCGTATTATAAGAGTGCGCTGTTCATGGGAATACTGAAATACGTGTCGAAAAATAATGCGAAATTTGTGCTGAAACAGAACAATAATAGGCTGATGTTGACAGTTAGAGAGGTAAAAGGCATGGGCCAGGCCTGGGAGATACTCGACCGGATGCACGCCGGGGCGTTGGCCGAAGGGGATACCTCCGGGAAAAACGTCGGCTGAAGGGCGCGCTTCGTGCGGAAAGAACTCCTGCAGGGGCGGGAGGCACAAAAACGTTCGCATGCGTGAGAGTATGAACCTGATTGTTGATATAGGCAACAGTCGCATGAAGGTGGCTGTTTTCAGCGGGGGAGAGATAGTGGAACGGTGGACTTTCGGGTGCCGTGAAATCGGGAGGTTTGACGAAATCTTCAGCAGGTACGCCGGATTCGACCGCGCCATCCTCTCTTCCACCCGCGACGAAAATCCGGAGCCGGAAGAGATGCTGCGCTGCCGGAGCGGTTATTTTCTGAAGTTCGCCAATACCGTTCCCGTCCCTTTGGAAAACGGATACGGTACGCCGCATACGCTGGGCTGCGACAGACTTGCTGCGGCTGTCGGCGGAGTGGGGATGTTGCCGGGGCGCAACCTGATGATAGTGGATTTCGGGTCGGCCATTACCTGCGACATCGTAACGGCGGAAGGGCGTTACCTCGGCGGCAGCATATCGCCGGGGCTGGGTATGCGGTTCAGGTCGCTCGCCGACTATACGGACCGGCTGCCGCTGCTGGAGGCCGAAGCATGTGTCGGTTATGAGGAGCGGGAAGTACCCTCTTCCACGGTCGGGGCCATGGTGTCGGGCGTGGCGGGAGGTATCGAACTGGAGATAAGGGGAAGAATGGAGCGTTATGCCGGGGAATTTGCCGGATTGACTACTATTTTTACGGGGGGAGATGCCCCTCTCTTTGAAAAAAGATTTAAAAATACGATATTTGCGAACCACGAACTGGTTCTTGCCGGTCTGAATACCATCTTGGATTATAATGCGGATAGAAAACAGAGTCTATAAAGCTGTATTGTCGTTCCTGTTGTCGTGCCTGCCGTTGGCGGTATCCGCGCAGAGCAGCAGCATCAATACTTTCTCACCGTATTCCTATTACGGCATAGGCGACATCATGGCGCAGGGCCCTTCGTTTTCGCGTGCCATGGGCGGCGTAGGACTCGGATTCAGGTCGCCGATAGCGATAAACTCCCTCAACCCCGCTTCGTACAGCGCTATCAACAGGCAGACGGCGCTCTTTCAGGTCGGTCTTTACGGACAGAACTATTATCTGCGGTCGCAGGATACGAAGAGCAGTTACAATACATTTAATGTAAGCGAAATAGCTTTGCAGCTTCCCATTGCCGAGGGCCTCGGTTTCACGGTGGGCATCTCGCCGTTCAGCAGTGTGGGGTACCGTATCACCCAGTCGGAAGAGGGTTCCGATGTCTGGGAGGAGATAGGGTACGTCCACTACCTTTATTCGGGTTCCGGCGGTATCAACAGTTACCGGGCGGGTTTGGGCTATGCCGTTACCGACTGGCTCTCCCTCGGAGCGGAAATGATATATTATCAGGGTAATATCACCCGGAATTTCCAGCAGACCGTCGTGCCCGTTACGGGCAGCGGATATTATCTGGGCATGAGTTCCGACAATCAGGAACACGTGAGCCGGGTCTTTGCCGATTTCGGCCTGCAGGCCCGGTTGTGGAAAAAGAACAACCGGACGCTCAACCTGGGTATTTCGTACAGCATGGGCGGGAGACTCAACAGCCGGGTTTCGGAGGTCGTGATGCACGGTCCCTATTTTTCGGCGGTCGGTTACGACAAGGTGGTGGACAGGCAGTACCGTTCCGATTTCCGTCTTCCGGATATCTTCCAGGGAGGTCTCTATTATCAGGCGCCGAAATTCAGCGCAGGCCTCGATTACAGTTACGGCAGTTGGAGCGTGAACGGCGCCGACGACAAGTTCG
This genomic interval from Tidjanibacter massiliensis contains the following:
- a CDS encoding Rne/Rng family ribonuclease, which translates into the protein MNRELIINVSKSEITIALAEDKRLVELGKESVKTGFAVGDIYLGRVRKIMPGLNAAFVNIGHEKDAFIHYLDLGPQFASLQKLVGQLTGAKKKNVQFDTFKLEQPIGKTGKIANLLATGQSIVVQIAKEAISTKGPRLTSDISLAGRNVVLIPFSNKISISQKIRSAEERKRLKKIALSILPKNYGVIIRTAAQGKNETDIGQDITSLIDKWEEVLRNIKTLEPPSLLLGEMNRANTILRDSLNGSFSAIVVDDKEMYDEVREYIKVIAPEQEKIVKLYKGKIPVFDHYDISRQIKSLFSKYVSLKRGAYLIIEHTEAMNVIDVNSGNRAKVADDQESTAMDVNLMAAEEIARQLRLRDMGGLIIIDFIDLHKAENRQKLYKTMQEFMAGDKAKHTVLPLSKFGLMQITRQRVRPEAIEHLEEVCPMCGGTGKVTSTVSIERELENMISYYAGEKKIKQLRLLVSPYVAAYLKSGFPSVRRRWMSKYGFRLKIGIDQSLGIVEYKFLDRKDRVLL
- the mfd gene encoding transcription-repair coupling factor — encoded protein: METMKEILERAAASPAGKELAAAAASGEVAVLKGVSGSAYALYAAAVVERRGGVHIFVCGDRDAAAYLMNDFYSLLGEEGVMFFPTGYKRSVQFGQEDASGVVQRTAALNALRGFEGKRHLVVCTYPEALAEKVADAGELGRRTVTVGCGERMEMSFLADVLEEYGFTKVDFVYEPGQYSLRGGIIDIFSFAENRPCRIDFFGDEVESIRRFDIASQLSTEKLEQVEIVPDMKGSVSAGHSVSLPEFAGEAVWWADDLSHTLRRVDDIRKKMLAEADAPERVDARVTSARQLSSALEDRTLLLRGDGPKELSASRTVVFDTLPQPAFNKRYELLAKDIHDRSEAGYKVCILSDNKAQIERLGNIFASEGFPRVKFAALPVTLHEGFVDNGLRLCLYTDHQLFERYQRYSLRGEIDRSQALTVAELNELKPGDYVVHIDHGVGRFGGLVRTVENGKVHEAVKLEYRDGDVLLVNVHALHRISRYKDKDSDTPPRVYKLGSGAWQRMKNATKSAVKDIARELIKLYAERKESGGFAFSPDGYLQHELEASFPYEETPDQQQAVELVKHDMEQAQPMDRLVCGDVGFGKTEVAVRAAFKAVADSKQVAVLVPTTILSLQHYRTFSERLRGLPVRVENLSRVKSAREVKQIREELAAGKIDILIGTHKILGKDIRFHDLGLLIIDEEQKFGVSSKEKLRQMSVHVDTLTLTATPIPRTLQFSLMGARDLSVIATPPPNRRPIVTESHLFDEEIIREAVEAELARHGQVFFVHNRVDNIEQIADLIRRLCPKARVVTGHGQMPAQQLEKLVMDFIYGEFDVLVATTIIENGVDIPNANTIIINDAQNFGLSDLHQLRGRVGRSDKKGYCYLLTPPDELLTSDARRRIRAVEEFSDLGAGFNIAMQDLDIRGAGNLLGAEQSGFIADMGFETYQKILAEAVAELRAEGVAEAGGLLEGGRERERTVQYLTDAQIETDIEALLPDDYIGQSAEKLRLYRELDSMNDEQQMRRFEERLTDRFGALPDAARSLMDVVRLRWRAVALGFEWVKVKNGLMLLRFISDSASPYYKSALFMGILKYVSKNNAKFVLKQNNNRLMLTVREVKGMGQAWEILDRMHAGALAEGDTSGKNVG
- a CDS encoding type III pantothenate kinase, yielding MRESMNLIVDIGNSRMKVAVFSGGEIVERWTFGCREIGRFDEIFSRYAGFDRAILSSTRDENPEPEEMLRCRSGYFLKFANTVPVPLENGYGTPHTLGCDRLAAAVGGVGMLPGRNLMIVDFGSAITCDIVTAEGRYLGGSISPGLGMRFRSLADYTDRLPLLEAEACVGYEEREVPSSTVGAMVSGVAGGIELEIRGRMERYAGEFAGLTTIFTGGDAPLFEKRFKNTIFANHELVLAGLNTILDYNADRKQSL